The nucleotide sequence AAGGAAAGGGAGATAGAAAACTATAATATATCCATGAATAGGGTAATATCGGATATCTCATCCATAATCTATGGCTGTGTTGATATAAGCCATTCCGTATCTACTGATAAATATCTGTATGAGATGATGGATAGACAGTACAAAAACGATTCTGAGTACTATGCAGCCTATCATGACTTACTGAGGGATAAACTAAATAGATATTTGCCTATCTATAATGACGTTAAGCAAATAGCCCTGTATACAACTAACGATACTATAGACAGCGGTGGTAACTACTATTATATTGACGCACAGATTAGGAATTCTTCCTGGTATAGAGAGGTTCATAAATTAAGCAATAAGGTAGGCTTATACACATACTTAGACAAATCCAGCGATGGTGGGGGTAACTATGTTCAATATATAAGTGTTTTGAGGAGACTCACCGAGTTTACTTCAAGTTCTCAAGGTTATGAACACGTTTTGAAAATAGATATTGATATAAACAAATTATATGAGATATTTTACAGGGAAAGAGATTACTTGGACTTATTTTTGGTGGATCCCCAGGACCGGGTTATCTGCTCCACAGGCGGAAGATGGGAAAAGGATTTATCAAAGGGGTTTACTGATTTCAGCAGCCTCTATAAAAGTAAAGAGAACAGTAACTATCTAATCCGAACTTTCAGGAGTGGCAATTTTTTAAGCGGATGGAAAATAATCGGTGTCCCCAGCAGTAACCCCGTTGTCAATGCATCAGGACAATCTAATATTTATATCCCCTGCATTATTTTTGCAGTAACCCTCATATCTTCAATGCTTATTTGGATTATTGTAAGATCCTATAATTACAGGCTTAAAAAGCTCCATAAGCATATGAAGGGAGTGGAAAATGAAAAATTCGAACTTATTGAAATAGCCAGAGGTAAGGACGAGATTGGGGAACTGGTACAGAGTTTCAATATGATGACTTCTAAAATAAATACTTTGATCAATGATGTGTACAAGCTTCAGCTAAAGAAAAAGGATCTGGAAATTCAAAGAGTACAAGCAGAATTGAACTTTCTCCAGAGCCAGGTAGATCCACACTTTCTTTTTAACACACTAAATGCGGTAATGGCCATCTGCGTTAAAAATAACTACGAAGATTTGACAGAAGTTATAAAGTATCTTTCCAAGATATTCAGAAGGTTAATAAGCTGGAAGGATGACATAGTTACAGTACGGGAGGAGATTTCCTTTACTGAAATGTACCTTAAGATAGAGAAATTTCGTTTTCTGGAAAAGTTCCACTATGAAATCCAGGTGGACGAGGAAATACTTGAATTAAAGGTGCCTAAGATGAGCATACAGACTCTGGTGGAGAATGCCTGTAAGTACGGAATTCAGAGCAGTGACGGGGTAGGCATAGTAAAAATACATGTAAGGCGGAAGGGAGATTATCTAAGTGTGGATGTTGAAGATAACGGCTCAGGCATTGAACCCGATAAACTCCATGATATCCTTGACATGCTGGAGAAAGAAGATTCCGCTGAAAAAGTCGGTATCAGCAATGTGTATAAACGGCTAAAGTTATACTACGGTGACGAGGTGGAATTTTATATAAATAGTGAGCTTAATAAAGGCACTGTTGTGCATTATGGGATAGATGTAAGTAAACAGCACGAGTATGCTGTGAGTTTACATTAAAAAATTGCTAAGCAATTTTTAAATTAGTAATGAGTGATGAGTAATTAAGGATGAAATTACTCATTACTCATTATTAATTACTAATTCGGGAAACTTCTTTGAAGGGGAAGTTGAACTAATTCGGGTTACAAAAAATTAGCTAACACTTGGCATGTTGAGAGGGGGAGATTTAATGTACAAGGTTTTGTTAGTAGATGATGAACCTATGGCCTTGGAAGTATTGAAGTATGTAATAGATTGGGAGAAACTTGGTTTTTCAGTTTGTGGAGCTTGCAGCGGGGGCAGGGAAGCGGCTGAAGTTATAGAAAAATATGAACCTGAGCTTGTAGTGACGGATATTAAAATGCCGGTTATGGATGGCTTGGATTTGATCAGGCATGCCAGGGAAAAGGGGAAAGAAAATATAAAGTTTATAGTAATCAGCGGCTTTGGTGAGTTCGAATACGCCAAGAAGGCAATGCAGTATTCGGTAAGATACTACCTTCAAAAGCCTGTTGTGGAGGAGGAGATATATGAAATAATCCTGGAGATTAAAAAGGAGATGGATAAGCAGCGCAGGGATAAGGAAAGCGCAGAAAGGGACCTGACTGCCGCTGTGAATGCAGTTCTGAGCAATTTAATCCGAGGCAATGTGAAAGAGGAATTTTTAGAATATCTTAAGGTTATTATGGATGAAGAAGACCTTCTCAAGAGCTGGAATTGCATTGTCATAGAGCTTGAAGCTCAAGAAGAAGCGGGGATAAAAGACATAAGGCAAAAGGTAGGGGAAGCTATTGATAGGGTAGTAGGAGACGACCATAATACCTTTGTGCTTGAACATGGTTTATATAGATATGTGATTTTAGCAAGTCTAAATGATGAGGAAGCTCATGAGAGCAAAATAAATAGTATAGCTGGAAGAATATATGAAGGTATTCTTTCAGTTCTTTCTTCAGGCTTTACAATGGCTGTGGGAGAAAAGGTACTGGGAATAGAGGCAATAAATCATTCCTACAGCACAGCAGAAGCAGCTTTAAGTCATAGATTTTACAGAGGCTTGAACTCATTGATTCCTTTTGATGAGGTTAGGAATAAGAGTTTCAAATTTGAGTTTAATGAACTCTTTATGTCTGATAAAGTCCTCGAGGCTGTGGAGGAAGTTGACATAGGGAAGATAAAGGATACAATTGATACAATCTTCTCCTATTTTCAAAGCCACAACCTTGATCCCAATATAGTCATAATGTTTACCTCAAATATGATAGACAAGGTAAATAAATTGTTATATCAATCAGAGAATAGGACGAGGAAGCTTATGTACAATCATACCATACGTGAACTTAAGGGACATGAGAGAACTATGTGGGAGCTTAAGAAGTTTTTTGAGGACTTCTGCCTGTACTGCTGTGAACACTTAAAGAAGACACAGCATAGGGGGGAAGAAAGTAATATGGCAAAGATTGAAACTTTTATAAGTGAAAACTATAAAAGAAACATTACCATACGGGAACTGGCAGACAAGGTATATATGCATCCGGCTTATCTTGGTCAACTTTTTACACGGAAGTTTAAAGTTAGCTTTAATGAATACATACATAAATTGCGTATAGAAGAAGCTAAAAGGCTTATGAAGACTACCAATTTAAAGAATCATGAAATTGCCGAAGAGGTGGGCTACAGCAGTTATAATGGCTTTCTGCAGAAGTTTCAAAAGTACACCGGCATGAAACCTATGGAGTTTAGAAATGGCATACATTAAATATAAATGTAAAAAATAAGGGGGTTATACCTTTAATTTGATAAATTGTTATGTATTCGTTTACTATTTATAATGTATGTATACAAGGCAATATGGTCTTGAATGTAAAAAGTGTAAGGGGGATACTGAAATGAAAAAAAAGGCAATAATGGCTTTGTGTATGGCTTTTGCAGTTTCATTGACAACCTTGGTAGGGTGTAAAAAAGATAACAACAGCAAACAGCCTGCTGAAACCAGCCAACCTAGCCAAAACGGAGAAACAAAATCAGAAGACAAACCTTTGGTAAGTCCAGAAAATCCAATAACTATTTCTGTGTTCATTGGTGATTCCACAATTCCTGCAGCCACACCGGACAACAAAATTTACAAGAAGATCAAGGAAGAACTGGGAATAACCTTTGAAATTGAATTGCTGGCAGGTGACATTAATCAGAAGCTTGGCGTTATGATAGCCGGTGATGATTTACCTGACTTGGTAACCTATAACTCCAAATTCCAAGATGCAAATACCCTTATACCTCTTGAAGAGCTAATTCAAAAATATGCGCCGGATATATACAGTCATTATGAACCACACTGGGAAAAGATGAAGGACCAGAATGATCAACATATTTACTGCATGCCTAACTGGGGAGTTTACCATGGTAAGTATACTGCAAATTATTATGGTGGACCAGCCTTCTGGATCCAAAAGGATGTACTTGCCCAAGCAGGTTATCCAAAGGTAACTACTCTTGACCAGTATTTTAACCTTATAGAAGACTATATGAAAAAGAATCCAACTATAGATGGACAGCCAACAATCGGCTTTGAGACCTTGGCTGTAGCAGGATCATCCTTCGTATTGGAAAATGCTCCTGCACAGTTGGCAGGATCACCAAATGACGGTGGAGTTATTGTAAAAGATGGTGTTGCAGAACTTTATGCAGATAAGGAAATATCTAAGACATATTTTAAGAAATTAAATGAAATGTATAATAAAGGTGTTCTTGACAGAGAGGCTATTACTCAGAATAAAGACCAGTATCTACAAAAGATCGCCAGCGGCCGTGTACTTGGTATGTATGACCAGGGATGGCATTTCCAAAGTGCTGAAGAAACTCTTTTAAAGGATAAGAGATATGAAAGGACCTATGCTCCGCTTGCTCTAACTTATGAAGGAATTAAACCTTACTATAGAGACCGTAGCGTAGTAAACCTTGGGAACGGTTTTGCTATTACAAAGAACTGTGAAGAACCTGAAAGAGTAATTTATGCTCTCAATCTGCTAATGTCTGAAAAATGGCAGAAGCTTCTTAACTGGGGAGTTGAAGGAGAAGATTACTCCATAGATGCTGCTACTGGACAACCAGTTTGGTCAGATGAACAAGAAGTAAATAACAATGACAATGCTTATAAGGCTGCAAACAGAGCGGCAGCTATCTACAGCTATATGCCAAAGATAGAAGGACAATATAGTGATGGAAATGCAACAGCTATAAATGACAACCCAATACAATTTGAAAAGAGCCTAAATGAGTATGATAGAAACTTTTTCAAGCAATATGGTGTTGTAAGTAGGGCAGGAATGATGGGAGATGCTCCTGAGAACCCTGTACACTATCCGGCATGGAATATCAATATTCCGGCTAACTCACCGGCTTCTATAGCAAATACCCAATTAGAAGACGCAAGACTTAAGTGGCTTCCAAGAGTTATTGCATCAAATTCTGCTGATTTTGAAGCACAGTGGAACGCCTTTGTAGAGGAGTTCAATAACTGTAATCCAAAGGCTTACCTTGATGCTATTAACGAAGGTATACAGTACAGAATAAAGAATTGGACACCTACTACTAATAACTCTAAATAACTGATTTAGTTAGAATTAACCTACAGGATAGTGAAAGATACGTCACCCCCAGTGCGTATCTTCCATTATCCTGTTAAACAATAATTAGCACCAGGCAGTTTAGGAATACAGGGAGGAGAATATATGGCAGAAATTCAGCAAAATATCAATGAAAGTAAAAATACTATAAAAGTCAAAGAAAAGAAAAAGATAACATGGAAAGTCATTAAGAGCCAAAGGGAACTCATCTTTATGTCTGTTCCTTTTCTGGCATATATTATTTTATTTGCATATGTACCTATTTGGGGATGGCTAATGGCCTTTCAAAACTACAGACCTGGAACGAGCTTTTTCAAACAACAGTGGGTAGGCCTTAAACAGTTTAAAGACCTTTTCTCTTATATGGGCTTTGGTCAAGTTTTTAGAAATACAGTGGCAATGAGTTTAATTAATCTGGTATTGGGCTTTACCTCTGCCATTATTTTGGCACTGCTGCTTAATGAAATAAAAAATAGATTCCTGAAGCGTACCGTTCAAACAATATCTTATTTACCACACTTCTTATCCTGGATTATTGCTACAGGAATAATTGCAAATGTCCTTTCAACTGATCCGGCAATTGGAATACTAAACAATCTTCTTATGAAACTTAACATTATAGATCAACCAATTGCATTTTTGAGTATTCCAAAGCTATTCTGGCCAATTGTAGGTATAGCTAACGTTTGGAAGGAAGTGGGATGGAATACAATAATTTATCTGGCAGCTATTGCATCAATAGATCCGGCCTTGTATGAGGCTGCAGAAATGGATGGAGCAGGACGTTTTCAGAAGATGATTCACATCACCCTTCCAGGCATAAAACCAACTTTTATGGTACTTCTTATCATGAATATCGGACATATTCTGGATGCCGGTTTCGAAATACAGTATTTCTTAGGGAACGGTCTGGTACAAGACTATTCCAGGACCATTGATATATTTGCTCTCAAATACGGTATTGAGCAGTTTAATTATTCCCTTGCTACCGCAGCCGGAATCTTCAAAAGTGTAGTTAGTATAACACTGCTATTTATGGCAAATTTCATTGCAGGTAGAATCGGAGAAGAAAAGCTGGTTTAGGAGAGGAGGCAGTATAATATGAAAAAGAGAAGAAAAAAAATGAAGCTTGGAGACAGAATATTTAATATATTTAATGCAATATTTATGTTGGCGCTCGTTGTTGTAACCCTATACCCTTTTTTAAATACATTGGCAATATCCTTTAATGATGCCTCAGATACCATGCGTGGAGGAATTTATATATGGCCACGAAGGTGGACATTGTTTAATTATGAATCCATTTTTGCAAACGGTTATGTGTATCGTGCTTTTTTCGTATCTGTAGCAAGGACAGTACTTTCAACAGTACTTAATTTGTTCTTTACTGCCATGCTTGCTTATACTTTGAGCAGGAAAGAGTATGTTTTCAGAAAATTCATCACTGTGGTGTTTGTTCTTACCATGTATTTTAACGCCGGCTTGATACCGGGATACTTCCTCATAAAAAGGCTTGGGCTTATAAACAGCTTCTGGGTTTATGTTATTCCATCCATGATAGGTGCCTTTAATCTTATCGTTATAAGAACTTATATAAAGTCCCTTCCGGATAGTATGGTAGAAGCTGCCAAAATTGATGGCGCAGGAGAGTTTAAAATTTTTATGCAGGTAATCTTCCCTCTTTGTAAACCTGTTTTAGCTGTAGTAGGACTCTTTGTGGCTGTTGGAGCATGGAACACTTGGTTTGATACTTTCCTTTATAATTCTTCAAAGCAGCACTTGAGTACTCTGCAGTATGAACTTATGAAGGTATTGGCCACATCTATGAGCACCAGTGCCACTGCCTCAGCAGTTCAAGGCAGTATAGCTGCCCGGAGCGGAGGATCCCAGTTAAGCAATAGTGTAACCCCGCAATCCATAAGAGCTGCAATTACCATTGTTGCAGCAACGCCCATACTTTTGGTATATCCCTTCCTTCAGAAGTATTTCGTAGTTGGAATAAATGTAGGAAGTGTAAAGGAATAGTATGAAATACTATGCTGAAACATATTGATTGTGTTTTGAATAATATTAACTCCATAATAGTGAATATATGTCATGGGAAAATTCTTATTTTATTGGGTTTTTCCATGATTTTATTTTTATGTTCATTGCATATAATTTCTTTCTGTACAAACTATTGACATTAAAAAAAAAGAGGTATAAAATTTAAAAATGAACGGAGGTTTTCTAATGCAATATCTGAAAGACGAAGTGAGAAACCGTATAGTTAAAGAGGCCCTGAAGGAGTTTATGGAGAAGGGGTATGAAG is from Clostridium thermarum and encodes:
- a CDS encoding response regulator, producing MYKVLLVDDEPMALEVLKYVIDWEKLGFSVCGACSGGREAAEVIEKYEPELVVTDIKMPVMDGLDLIRHAREKGKENIKFIVISGFGEFEYAKKAMQYSVRYYLQKPVVEEEIYEIILEIKKEMDKQRRDKESAERDLTAAVNAVLSNLIRGNVKEEFLEYLKVIMDEEDLLKSWNCIVIELEAQEEAGIKDIRQKVGEAIDRVVGDDHNTFVLEHGLYRYVILASLNDEEAHESKINSIAGRIYEGILSVLSSGFTMAVGEKVLGIEAINHSYSTAEAALSHRFYRGLNSLIPFDEVRNKSFKFEFNELFMSDKVLEAVEEVDIGKIKDTIDTIFSYFQSHNLDPNIVIMFTSNMIDKVNKLLYQSENRTRKLMYNHTIRELKGHERTMWELKKFFEDFCLYCCEHLKKTQHRGEESNMAKIETFISENYKRNITIRELADKVYMHPAYLGQLFTRKFKVSFNEYIHKLRIEEAKRLMKTTNLKNHEIAEEVGYSSYNGFLQKFQKYTGMKPMEFRNGIH
- a CDS encoding sugar ABC transporter substrate-binding protein; this translates as MKKKAIMALCMAFAVSLTTLVGCKKDNNSKQPAETSQPSQNGETKSEDKPLVSPENPITISVFIGDSTIPAATPDNKIYKKIKEELGITFEIELLAGDINQKLGVMIAGDDLPDLVTYNSKFQDANTLIPLEELIQKYAPDIYSHYEPHWEKMKDQNDQHIYCMPNWGVYHGKYTANYYGGPAFWIQKDVLAQAGYPKVTTLDQYFNLIEDYMKKNPTIDGQPTIGFETLAVAGSSFVLENAPAQLAGSPNDGGVIVKDGVAELYADKEISKTYFKKLNEMYNKGVLDREAITQNKDQYLQKIASGRVLGMYDQGWHFQSAEETLLKDKRYERTYAPLALTYEGIKPYYRDRSVVNLGNGFAITKNCEEPERVIYALNLLMSEKWQKLLNWGVEGEDYSIDAATGQPVWSDEQEVNNNDNAYKAANRAAAIYSYMPKIEGQYSDGNATAINDNPIQFEKSLNEYDRNFFKQYGVVSRAGMMGDAPENPVHYPAWNINIPANSPASIANTQLEDARLKWLPRVIASNSADFEAQWNAFVEEFNNCNPKAYLDAINEGIQYRIKNWTPTTNNSK
- a CDS encoding sensor histidine kinase gives rise to the protein MDVKEREIENYNISMNRVISDISSIIYGCVDISHSVSTDKYLYEMMDRQYKNDSEYYAAYHDLLRDKLNRYLPIYNDVKQIALYTTNDTIDSGGNYYYIDAQIRNSSWYREVHKLSNKVGLYTYLDKSSDGGGNYVQYISVLRRLTEFTSSSQGYEHVLKIDIDINKLYEIFYRERDYLDLFLVDPQDRVICSTGGRWEKDLSKGFTDFSSLYKSKENSNYLIRTFRSGNFLSGWKIIGVPSSNPVVNASGQSNIYIPCIIFAVTLISSMLIWIIVRSYNYRLKKLHKHMKGVENEKFELIEIARGKDEIGELVQSFNMMTSKINTLINDVYKLQLKKKDLEIQRVQAELNFLQSQVDPHFLFNTLNAVMAICVKNNYEDLTEVIKYLSKIFRRLISWKDDIVTVREEISFTEMYLKIEKFRFLEKFHYEIQVDEEILELKVPKMSIQTLVENACKYGIQSSDGVGIVKIHVRRKGDYLSVDVEDNGSGIEPDKLHDILDMLEKEDSAEKVGISNVYKRLKLYYGDEVEFYINSELNKGTVVHYGIDVSKQHEYAVSLH
- a CDS encoding carbohydrate ABC transporter permease translates to MKKRRKKMKLGDRIFNIFNAIFMLALVVVTLYPFLNTLAISFNDASDTMRGGIYIWPRRWTLFNYESIFANGYVYRAFFVSVARTVLSTVLNLFFTAMLAYTLSRKEYVFRKFITVVFVLTMYFNAGLIPGYFLIKRLGLINSFWVYVIPSMIGAFNLIVIRTYIKSLPDSMVEAAKIDGAGEFKIFMQVIFPLCKPVLAVVGLFVAVGAWNTWFDTFLYNSSKQHLSTLQYELMKVLATSMSTSATASAVQGSIAARSGGSQLSNSVTPQSIRAAITIVAATPILLVYPFLQKYFVVGINVGSVKE
- a CDS encoding ABC transporter permease, yielding MAEIQQNINESKNTIKVKEKKKITWKVIKSQRELIFMSVPFLAYIILFAYVPIWGWLMAFQNYRPGTSFFKQQWVGLKQFKDLFSYMGFGQVFRNTVAMSLINLVLGFTSAIILALLLNEIKNRFLKRTVQTISYLPHFLSWIIATGIIANVLSTDPAIGILNNLLMKLNIIDQPIAFLSIPKLFWPIVGIANVWKEVGWNTIIYLAAIASIDPALYEAAEMDGAGRFQKMIHITLPGIKPTFMVLLIMNIGHILDAGFEIQYFLGNGLVQDYSRTIDIFALKYGIEQFNYSLATAAGIFKSVVSITLLFMANFIAGRIGEEKLV